The DNA segment TGACCTTTAGATGAGCTTTGTGCTTTCTGCAATACGTTCTTGCAAGAGAAGAGTGTTTAATGTGACAGTCCATGGTGGTGAATGTATTAAATCTCTCTGAAACAGGCTGATTCCAGATCTTCTTTATAACCCTTCTCACTCAGAGACCTTGTGAAGAGCACTTGGTCATGGCAAGTTTATGGTGAAATAACGTCTTTTTCACTTCCTGATTACACCCTCATTATGGGTCACTGGAGCATTCAGAGGCTGAGAAATCCTTTCTGTAATCAATTCTATCAGTATGTTTTGCTACAATAAGGCTTTCGAGGctatgagagtttttttttcctctgacattttggaaattaagtatttttttattggagATCAGTTGggactgaagcagctgacaTATTTATATTGACAAAGTGCAAAAAGGCTTTCTGATTCtagatttatttcatttggttTCTTGATGTTTTTACATAAGTTATGTACATTTTGCCCTGTCTCATTCACCATTTCACATAACGACGCACAATTTGATGAAGCTCTTTAGCCTTGTCGAATCTGAGTATTTTCatcactgctgtgttgtttctgttccCTTTTTGTGTGACAGGGTCACACCTGCCACCACGGTTCCTCAGGCCACTCTCATGGCCCACGAGCGGCAGCGTTTGGCTCAATGGCACCTCCATTCATGCCAGCTTTCTACGGACAGTTTGGCAAAAGTACAGATCAGACAGATATCAGTCAGCAGCCGAAGAAGCGCTCGCACCTGGacgagagcagcagcagcagctgggacaTCGTGAAGGCAACACAGTGAGTGAGGGAACATTAGCTTGTTTAATATTCATTTGCATGTCACGTTTTTGATAACACAGATTAACAAAGGAGAAACGCTAATTATTTAAGCAGCTGCCCTTGGTCTTTGTGCGTAGTTAGTCTTTGGTGTGAAAGAAAATGTCTGCCAGTCTTAAAAACCCATTTCACGTACTGATTCCCAGCCTTATCTCCCTGGAGCCCCAACTCCTCACATTGCCTCTAATGAAGACTTTGCACGCCCTCTCCGACCTCTGATttaaaagagagggaaaaaacaacTCAGAATTATTGCTAGATGTCATAGAATTCAGACCTTAAAATGTGATGAAGAGTTCTAAAATTCATGGTCATGAATGTTTTCCTTCCAGCTTCAGACAGCCAGAGTCCTGTCCTAATAATTAGcattttaattattaataaGTAGACAGCGAGCCTCTGACACAGGAAAGTGCTGGAAATCAGAATGTCTTGAAGACCATTAGCCTGAGCGCATTACTGTGAGTATATATATGGTATATGATATTATAATAACTGATTATGTCATAAATATTTATATGTAGTTGAAAATGTACGACATACTTGTTGAGCTTTCATCAGAATATGAAATAAAGCCTTTACACTGATGATTATGAGAACTGCGTTGATACCTGATAATCTGATACCTGACTGAAAATCATAAACACAAATTCAAGATGATGCTTCTTGTAGCTTTAGTATATGCACAAGTTTTGTGTGGAAGCTTCATGATCCTGGTGACggagaaaaaatatatacatcccattttccccattttcctgtttaaacttttgtttttctctgttagACGAACAAAAATACCAGCATACAATTTAAGgtaatattttgttttaaaaagtttcttttCATGTGAAAGCTGCTGTCAAGAAAgcttaaataaatatttcccgAAGTGAAAATAACTTAAAACTCGAGGCCAGacaaaaatagaaatgtaaaaGAATGATCTGTTCTGTTTGCAAATACAGACATTAgactgtgtgtatttctgttgtaGCGACACAAGGAATACACCGTGGCATATTTAATTGTTTGCTGTACaatgaaaagcaactttctTTCAGTGAAAGTATTGTGTAACACCATTACAAGCACCTTTTGTAAACTTCAGTGAGAAGCGTGTTTGCGGTTTCAGTGATGGCCACGCTTCTCATACGAGAGGAaattttagagaaaaaaaaatctgcaacgTGACTCATATCGATCTgtctgtgtcactgtgtgtgtgcagagtgtgaAACTGTCACTAAACAAACCTGCTTTTTCACTTCAACAACACACAAACGTTAATTGACCTTTGAGTTGATCCGCTTTTCCTCGTTCCTTCTTCCGGATGAACCCTTTAGTTTATTTGCTAATGGACAAAAATGTTGCACACTTCATTCACAAGATGTCTCTTTAAATCAAGAGAGTAGCCAGCTGTTACTGACAGGAAACCTCATGAAGATGTTCCATTTAAAGCCATTAACGGTTACAGTGCTCGGTAttgatgaaagtttgaaaagaagCTGATTTCTTATGAACAGTTTAAGTTGGCAAGCTGCCAAGTTGAACAAGTCTTTACAAAACTTGGTGATATTTTTTGTAGAAAAGTACCAGACAGAAGCTATGTTAGGGCAGATAACGGTGTAGTGAGATTGTCCCAAAGTTCAAGTCCATTTATGCCAATTACCTCTATTTGCGATAGCACCCACATTGTAGATTTCTAAATAATATTTCTCTTGTGATTCTTTCAGGTTCGGCATCCTCGAGCGCTGCAAAGAGCTGGTGGAAGCCGGATACGATGTCAGGCAGCCGGACAAAGAAAACGTCACACTGTTGCACTGGGCGGCGATCAACAACCGCTCAGAGCTCATCAAGTAAGATCTTCAAGGCCCAGAGAGAGACAaggagggtgttttttttaacgcaTAGTTAAGAGTAGCTTGTTTTGGTGCTGTGAGTCGTTATCGCAGTAATCAGGTTGTGTTCTTCCAAGTGGAACAAAATTACAGTATTCTGCAAAATAATTAAGCTTGcttaataaaaactgttttgacATCATCTTCGATGTAAACTCGGGACTGCAACATTTGATTCCTATCTTAatcttttgtattttcattggTTTAACTGAAATTACAGAGTAATTTATGTATTGCTATTAATAAAACGGAGTTTGTGTTCAAACTGGCCCTTTCAAAAGTAAATTCAGCTTCAATATAGTGTGGCAGTCATTCACATGATGAAACactgtgtttttgcatttacCTCCTGATTTCCTaatctctgctgtgtttctcagGTATTTCATTTCTAAAGGGGCGATCGTTGACCAGCTGGGGGGCGACCTCAACTCTACTCCTCTTCACTGGGCCATCAGGTGACGGGACGTTCAAACAGAATCTGATCAGATTTACCACTCATTCAtattaaatgtgtgtgaaaggaaaaatgaagaaaaatgagcCGTTTGTGATTGTCAAACGTGTTTACTGCTgctacttttatttatttaccttttgtatgaaaaaaaaaatatatattttggcCTGAACAAGCCACACTTTAGAGAAAATTTGATTTTCTACATGCATTATTTTGGATTATCTGCTTGTtctctctcacccccccccccccccccccccccccccccccccccccccccacctatttttgaaaaattttaGTGATTTGCGACTATACGCCTCATCTGTCTCTTTTAAATGAACACCCAGACAGGGTCACCTGCCCACGGTGATCCAGCTAATGAGGTACGGCGCGGACCCCTCCATCGCAGACGGAGAAGGCTATCGAGCTCTCCACCTGGCCATCCTCTTCCAGCACATGGCCATAGCAGCGTACCTCATGGCAAAGGGACAGGTCGGCTTCTTAGCAACACCCTGGCACACCTTTATTTACTCTAACAGGCCTTTTCTTCTCAGGTATGTCTCCCTTTgtacatgtttatttttctttgtcctcATGCTCGTATTTGTTACCTGCAGGAAGTTGACGGGCCCGACTGCAACGGACAGACGCCGCTGATGTTGGCTGCCCAGAAGATTATTGGGTGAGAGGAGagcaacaataaacaaaatacaatcacaGTTTTTTTATTCCTCATTTATATAGTTTTTAACTCTTTTCCTTTCAGATATTTAACCTTTACAAACATGAGAAGCATTGGTTAAAAATGCAATACGTCACATTCATTAACATATGATACAGAGATGAAACGGTTTTAATTTACAATGTTTCTTGGTGATGAAAGTAAAATGAATTTGCCGTACCTCTGTGCCCCCAGGCCCGACCCCACCAACTTCTTAATCAAGAACAACGCCTCAGTGAGCGCCGTGGACAAAGTGAACAGGAACACGCCGCTGCACTGCGCCGTGCTGGCAGGAAACGTCGACGCTGCACACATCCTGCTGGAGGCCGGCGCCAGTGTGGACGCAGAAAATATTAATGTGAGCTTCATTAAACCACAACATCTTTTATGTTTGGTCTGTGGGCATAGATAGACACACATGTATTTCAGAGGTTCTCCTTTACCTTCAGTCACCCACATAATTCCACCAAAGGTGACCTGTGATCATTTTGCCTTGAATGCGATGGATTTAAACAGTTTGAATCTGTGTAAGGACTGTTCCAAGCCTCCGTTGTGCTCTTGCTGCCTGTTCCTCAGGGTCACACGCCCATCGACTTGGCCCACCAGGTGCACAGCCCGCTGCTCATCCACATGCTCAGCCACATCAAGCAGGAGAGGATCCGCTCCAACTCGCGCTGCGTTCGGATCCTCAACAGATACAGGGTAGAAGCTCGTTTCCAGAAGCAGGCTCGAAGCTGAGTTTGAGGCCACGTCGGCCTCCTCTTCTCatgttcttctgtgtgtgtgcatgttccaGCTCTTTGTGCAGTTTTTACTCTGCACTGCCTTCTTGGGAAGTATCGGTGCTGTCGTTGATATGAACTCTGAGTCCTGGCTGCTCAAAGGGATCCTGTTGGCTTGTGTCTTGGGTGTGATGAATCTGGTCGGAAGGTGAGGACACGTTTCCTTGAATCGTTCTGAATTCACTGTTtctgtgctccatctgcttgCTATAAAAACACGTTTTCTTTCAGTGATTTCATGAGTGATGTTTGTGTCAATCAGGAATTTTCCGAACCCGACCTTTCATTCACTCATCCCAGCAGCATCTCTGATGGCTTCAATCTTCTGGATGCTCGTCACCTGGTGCCTCTGGTTTCTACCAGATATCCTTTCTTGGGGGGAAGTAATACGCAGTGATCTAACGCATTGCTTAAATGTTACACATTAGTGACTAGAATCCTATTTTGAAATGAGTAACTCGGATACAGTTCCTGAAGACCTTTGTTGCACATGTAAACAGTTGTAGAGCAGTGCAACTTCTTTATTATGTGCCAACTGTTAAGCCCGTTTGACACCAGATGTGCTTCGTTTCCACTGTGGCTCCGTGGCGTCACGCAGCAGTCGCTGCAAGGACATATCTCCCGTTGTAATTAACGGCTGTTTTCCCACTGGATGCAGTTTACTTGCGACATGACGTAACACACCCGCAAGTGATCCACAGCGAGTCTAATTTTCTGTTTGCATGGGGGTTAGATTTAGCTTTAGCCAACAGTACCTTGATATCTGAGCTCCTGTTTTGTGATAAGAGTAATGTCTCATTCATCACATGATGTGTTGGCAGCATTGAATAAACCTACTTTTCATAGACATGGCTGCATGTTGCTAGTTTATCTTagcttttttcttcctgtttcctctcttaTTCCATATATTGTTTCTGTAAGCACCATTACAgcaaattatagagcatcttcctctttctAATTGATCTAATTAGACTGACCGCTCAGCAGCAATAAAATGTTACAGCTATGTACACCTCATTCAGACCTCGAGAGACACAAGGAACCTCATGGTTTTCCTTAGTGACTTATCAGTCAGTGAGGGAACTccactttttttccaaaaaactaAGTTATAACTGTTGTCAGTACTAGTTTTTAATgctggaaacaacagaaaaattaTTCCTGTACACTGTTTTCCCTTTGATTCAGGGTTTATTTAACGTTTTTATTCAATGGGATATTTTGAAGGAAGCAGACAGTGTGGCAGGTTAACTGTGTTTCATTGACAGGAAGTGAACTCATAACTCTTTCAGctacagttttcttttttttaatcaagctttTTGATGGTTTCCATGCAGAAGCTATAGTTTGTTTCTTAACTTTGAACCCCACATGGACCGAGCGCCACCGTTCAGGTATTGTTCACTCTTAATGCCACTGCTCTGCTCTACTACTACCTCCGCGCCTGCAGGACCGACCCGGGCTTCGTCAAAGCCAccgaagaagagaagaaaatggTAGGATGGGTTTTAAAGTTACTTTGTTTTTAGTCActtttcctgtcagtctgaaacGTGTTTGTGTTGTCAGAATGTGTTGGTCCTGGCTGAAGCGGGCTGTCTGGACCCCAGAATATTCTGCACTTCCTGTATGGTGAGGATCTGCGTGCCGAACCGTTGCTCTCTACAGCGCCGTGACATGAACACCAGAAAGCTGACGTCCTGTGTTGTCTGTTGCGTCATCGTTTCACAGATAAAGAAACCAATGAGAACGAATCACTGCTTCACCTGCGACGCCTGCGTGGCGAAGCAGGACCACCACTCCATCTGGACCAACAACTGCATCGGTACGACACGAAAACAACCAGACCTGAAGAAGGCTTCAGATACCGTAATGTGGTCCacaagacagagacagggaTAGTTGTaggatgtgttgtttttcttttttcttttcctttttaaggATTTTCCTGGTTAAATAAGCATTAAGTAGCAATAATTGAAAAAACATTGACAAACAACCTgtgactttgttttatttaggtTTTGGATTTCTCCTATGAATTGATGTCAATGTATTTTTGATACATAGTTTGAAACAATGGTTTctaaccttttttttgtttttgtccatgcCATTTGCTCACAGGTGCGAGGAACCATCACCACTTCGTCCTCTTTCTGTTCTCCCTCGTGCTGATGGGCGCCTGGATGTTTTACGGTTCCCTCGTGTGTGAGTAGACAGTGAGTGAGTCACAGCGCCAGGTCGGTGCTGGATGCTGACGCCTGCGTTGCGTCTGCTCTTCCAGACTGGTCGTCTCACTGCGTGCTGCACTACGAGGAGCAGGGCCTGTGGGGCGTCGTCTCCGCCCTGGTCGGCTGCTCTCCCTGGGTGCTCAGCGTCTTCCTGCTGGCCTTCTATCACACCTGCTGGTCCAgtttggtgctgctgctgcagctctacCAGGTGAACGTTTAAGGGAGGGGTGAAAATGATAACCTTACACCGTGTAATCAGCGTTTGTGTTTGAAATCGTTTGTGGTACATGAGAGTCCATGAGATGCAGAACTCCGTATAACAGCAGAAGCTGAATATTTTACcttcagtttcagaaaattGACTTTTTCAGACCTATTTCCAGGACAAAACGCCCCTTTTTAAAATTTCAGGCCAACTTGTTACACCAGGCAAATAATTGATATGGAGACAGTGGAGGGTTTTGTGATTGAAACCTAATGTTTGATTGAGAGTTTGTGTGGAAAAGTAGAGAGAAGCCAAACCCGTCAGTCCAGTGCCTCCGGTTTCTGCAGCCTGCCGCTGCCGATCGTCTGTGTCCCGATTCGCTCCGTGACATccctgctcctgtgtgtgtttgtgaccaCAGATTGCTTTTCTGGGACTGACCACAGCAGAGCGGACGAATCTGACTCTCCACCAGAGGAAACTCAGACAAAATGTGTCTCTCAGACAGAATCCGTACAAGTGAGTTTCATGTTCCTGTTTGTGACGGTCTACCTTtgcaatttaaaagaaaaaatggttTCTTATCAGTCTATCCAAATCGAATGTCATGAAAAAGTAAATTAATGATTTCATCCATAATCCCTGAAGTGTTCTTacaatttttttattgtacagagaactgacatttttgtttcatattctgaaaataaatgcaagtaaaaaaaaaaaaaatccagttacTTAAATCACCGTTGAAatatctgaaaacagaaaaatgtatatttgagTGTTCAGGTCTTTCACTGCTTTAGTTTCTACAGTTTGTGCATCTTTGAAATATTGAGAATTTTGTTATAGTATTCTGTGTGAAGATTGCATGTTAGGGGATATAAAGGATCTGCTCCCACATCTTGTCACCCTCTCCCTCCTTTTTGGCTCCATTTATATGCAAAGTGGAAAAAGCAGCCAAATCTGAAATCAGACGCGTTTGAAAACGGTTCCCAGAATGAAATATTTCCAAACGCACTGCTGTGTGTCTCTGGAAACAGGAAAgcgcagcttttctgaaacacttgagttctgcacatgcacgcTGCAGTCGCAGTAAATAATTCTTACACACATTAATCAACAACACATTTACTCCACCGTCACCTGGATCACATGTGGAGACACTCTGTTTATAACTGAGCTCTGCTAAAAGCAACATCAATCTCTGTGAAAGTCATTTCCGATCCTCTTCAGTCTGCTATGTAGCTGGTTTACGGTATCTGTCGCCCCAGGACCTGCTCATGTTGCGGCTCTGTTCTGATCTCTCTGTGCAGTCTGGGCGTGGTCAGGAACCTGGTGTCCTTCTTCCAGCTGCGCTGCTGCGGCCTCTTCAAGCCGGCCGTCATCGACTGGACGCAGCAGTTCCCGCCGGGACGCGAGCAGCACATGTTCGGACACACCGACATGGTCTGagccctcctctgctcctctgggacTCTCACAGCGGTTCAGGACCAAAAGCAcagattgtatttatttatttttctaagcGGTGCGAAGCGAGCGCGACACTGGGAGAAACGTGTAGATTCGGTTGCTCTTTGTACAGACTGCTGCTGCCTTATACTTGACCAATGtacgtttggaaaaaaaaaaaaaaaaccgagaaAGGTTTCAGGTTGGATGAGATTAACTCCgcctctgaaggcctggaaagttttgtgctgtttttatgAACACATTAAGCCTATTTTTATCATCtgtgctgaagagagagagaaagctttGTATGTGTAAACACGGTTTTATGACTTTTGTAAAGGTTGCATGTGTTTATTAACAAAAGACCACTATCATTCTTCAATAAACAATGTTGTGCCTGTCTTTTTAACTGCGTCTGTGTGGAGGGTGCGTACGAACACATCTCTCAACTACATAGAACCAAAACCTTTAGGCTTTCTCAAGTTACAGCATCTCAGAAAGAGGCTTAACTTCCACCTCGGTGATACTCCtctgttttttctaaagtgtgttttttgGCTTACAAAGTGTTAAAATAATTCAACGCTTTGTTGCAGTGAAGCTTTCACTTGGATAATTCATACATGGTGTTCGAAGCTTAGATGAGATCAGGGTTCATGTGTTCAGGGAGGAAAAAATTGAAGTTTTCCAGACAATTGTAAAACTTATGACAGTTGCCCTGTTTTCTAGGGAAATTAGTTTGTTACAGTGTTGTGACGGTGAAGCATAAATAGATTTCCTCACATATACTATAACTAGAACTTGAAAAAAGTGTTGGCGTCTCGATAGGAAAAAAAGAACGCAAAACATCCAGGCTGCTAAAGATGTAGAAGATGGATTTCCATATAAAAAGTGACTCCTAAGGACAGTGTGCAGTGGTTTGGTCATGTCCAGGGTtgcagcctttctgtgtgtcgcttgcatgttctcactgtgcttaaatgtttttttctctactACTTGACTCCACAGTCTGAAGCTTCTCCACGCTGGCGTTTGGTGGAAAGTGCGGTACACTTTGTTCAGGTGGGCGTGCAAATTTCAAAGTCTTTACTTTCATTCCGGGGTTTTTGCAGATAACAGAAACATGTAATGACTAAATTCTTAtttcgctgctgctgcttgttccAAATGTATTTCTCTGTGCGTTCAGCTCCTCTTAATTCAATTCTGTGAGATAATGGCTTTAATTTTGGCCTGACAGGGACAATTCATCCCGTCTCCTTCTGCATGGCCGCCTGAACATAATTGTTTGGTGCAGAATTAACTCGATGCATCTGGTAATCAACTcagatttttaatttaattaaatcagCGGTCACACAGAATAATTTCTGAATGCAAAGAACATTGAATTGTTAATTAAGCCTGAGAAGATGAGGCATGCCCAGCTGCTTTCTCGTCACAGTGGGTGGAAACACATTCAGCTCAGCAAAAGTAATACTAATAAGCAAAGATATACTCgaacaaaaagcattttacctCTTTTGGATCTCCAAATAATTAAGGAATACACATTCAGGACATGTTTCCAGATaccaaatgtattttatttggcACTGAAAAACAATATCATGAGCATATTTTGTTTAAATTCCAAAAGTTGTTTGAACTGATTGAGGTTTTTCTGTCCAGTGTGACACTATGTTCTGTATGtggtttctgtttcatttccatTAGTCCAGCATGGCTTCGTTTCCCAGTCCGAATCCTTTAGGGCCGAAGTGTTTGGCGTAGCACACTgaggagaaaataagaaaagtaTCCTCATGAGACAGTGCATGTGGTTCGTTCAGATGTTCGACAGCACGTGAGGCTGAAATGTCAGTGTACGGCGAGGGTGAGCACCTTTACAGTACAGCTCTCCCTCCTTTTCTGTCACCGTGGTCGAATCCAGGCTTTTCCCACAGATGGCACAGCGGAAACAGGTTCTATGCCAGGGCTGGACACATACACGGTTATTTCATCACTGCAACCACGGCTGTcactgtgtctctctgtctttcactgATTCAACACACAGAAATCTCAACTTCCCTTAACTTGCACTTTACAAACTTTTGGTCCCACttaagagaaacacacaaacatgaaacaaacatATATTTGAGTTCCAGAAGAAAGAGAAGTCGACATAATCTGTTGAAGCTCTGAAGCGGTGTTTCCGAGCCGGCCTCGGATAGACCCACGGCATGTCTGAGACGTTTCTCTGACCCCAGAAACAGATCAAAACATGATGTGGAAATGTGAATTCTAGTGAAGTGTGTTGCGTTAAAAAGGCTGAATTTGAACCGGATTGATAAGAAGATCATCATGGAGAGATCTGACTCCTAACATGATGCAATTCCCAGAAAAATGTGCTTAAAAGAGAAGATTTTTACAGGTTGCACTGCAGGAAGTAACACTCTTACAGCTCACAGTTTTACTGGATGTTCAACCCTTTATAGGAAACTCATCAACATGTATGGAAATCAGACATTCCAACCCTAAAGTCACACTTATTCCCATGTATATTCCATATTATTTACAGTTATATGGTATTTATTTTGCAAGAAATCTGTTTTATAATGTAAAAATGGACCAAAATAAGATTTGTCGTCAGAAATTAcagattcttttttaaaatgggATACATCTCTCCACAATGTTTGGCAAAGAAATTCAGTGTCCTCTTGTCAGAATCTAGattaaaagtgacatttttaaacaaatgtgcagaaaatgatttgaaaacatTCTTTGCTCAGTGCACTGCATTAACTATAACATAAATACGTTTTCTGATtcagatatctttttttttttttcctaattgaAACATCACTTGTGATGAGAGATAAGAAATTCAACCGTTCCCAGACATGGACACAAATAAAGAGCCAGTACTGTGTCTTGAACAAtaaaaaatttatttaaaaaaaaaaaaaaagagagaaagaaaaaaaatgtattttaactgTGACTGAGAATCCTCACCTCAatgttctgcttttatttttggtcTTTTCGCCAAAGTATGaacacaatgtgctgctttatc comes from the Salarias fasciatus chromosome 1, fSalaFa1.1, whole genome shotgun sequence genome and includes:
- the zdhhc13 gene encoding putative palmitoyltransferase ZDHHC13; protein product: MDWTEDGHGHTCHHGSSGHSHGPRAAAFGSMAPPFMPAFYGQFGKSTDQTDISQQPKKRSHLDESSSSSWDIVKATQFGILERCKELVEAGYDVRQPDKENVTLLHWAAINNRSELIKYFISKGAIVDQLGGDLNSTPLHWAIRQGHLPTVIQLMRYGADPSIADGEGYRALHLAILFQHMAIAAYLMAKGQEVDGPDCNGQTPLMLAAQKIIGPDPTNFLIKNNASVSAVDKVNRNTPLHCAVLAGNVDAAHILLEAGASVDAENINGHTPIDLAHQVHSPLLIHMLSHIKQERIRSNSRCVRILNRYRLFVQFLLCTAFLGSIGAVVDMNSESWLLKGILLACVLGVMNLVGRNFPNPTFHSLIPAASLMASIFWMLVTWCLWFLPDGPSATVQVLFTLNATALLYYYLRACRTDPGFVKATEEEKKMNVLVLAEAGCLDPRIFCTSCMIKKPMRTNHCFTCDACVAKQDHHSIWTNNCIGARNHHHFVLFLFSLVLMGAWMFYGSLVYWSSHCVLHYEEQGLWGVVSALVGCSPWVLSVFLLAFYHTCWSSLVLLLQLYQIAFLGLTTAERTNLTLHQRKLRQNVSLRQNPYNLGVVRNLVSFFQLRCCGLFKPAVIDWTQQFPPGREQHMFGHTDMV